In Solenopsis invicta isolate M01_SB chromosome 9, UNIL_Sinv_3.0, whole genome shotgun sequence, the sequence gaaaaattaaaaaacttgttaaCGACGTGTAAATACTATTCCCTTTGTTTGGACGAGAGCACTGATAATTCTGACGTAAGTCAGCTTTCAATATTTGTACGAATTATTCAGCACGATTTCTCTATTCATGAAGATTTGTTAACTTTAGTTCCACTACACGATACGACAAAAGGAATCGATAtttataatgcattaaaagaacaagtaaaaaaatttgttgattcTTTTGATAAATGTTCTGCTATTGTTACTGACGGAGCACCAGCAATGATTGGATCCAAAACTGGTCTAAAGGGATTACTTTTGGAAAATGATgtaaaatgtttaatgtttcATTGTATAATCCATCAGGAAGTTTTATGTGGAAAAGCGCTTAAATTATCCGATACAATGAAAACTGTAaccaaaattacaaatattattagagGCGGTAACAGATCCCTTTCCCAtcgtaaatttcaaatatttttagacgAATTTAATGCTAGTTATCCAGATCTGTTAATGCATTCCGAAATTAGATGGCTAATTGCAGGAAAATGTTTGCAACGTTTTTTTGCGCTTCGGAAAGAAATTCCAAACTTTTTGGAACGTTATGTTCTAAAAGACTCATTAgagttgcaaaataaattcaaaagtaccgattttctaaaaaaattagcttttttaacaGCTATGActaatcatttaaatattttaaatttacaacttCAAAAGTGCAATCAAACAATTTCTGATTTAATAAGCAATATTAATGGatttcgcaataaaataaatctatttttaattgaaatatctaAGAACGAATTACACCATTTTCCTTgttgtgaaaaaattataaaagatctAGAATCGAATTCTCTTTTGTCTTAGGTAGTTTGTTTCTTCAATTAAGTGTGtcatataaagatttataaaatctgCTTTTGGTTCAGTTTTTGTTATCTACATGGCtgctaatataatattttgaaaacaaattttcggTGGTAGTTCGTTTATTAATATCTGCATTAGCCAAAAACTTCTTTTAGAATTATGAAACTCTGGTGCGCTATCTATATTGCAAATGAAAATCAATGATCCTGGAACGTTCGTCTCTATATTTGTATACAAATCGCTATCGTACACGTCACGAATAACAATGTCTTCACTATTGTTCACACTTTTCACATTTCTCATATTTCCAAGAGACATCTCtgaatttcttttctatttcataGCTGTTGAATATGACATTCTATATCTATTGTAACAAAAGAATTaccattatttgtatttaaaatatattgtttactgTGCACGCAAAACAGGTAGATTTTATTGTGCCCATATTATTGCGAAAGGGAAAGGTTGATAATTCTTATTGCAAGACGTACAGTAATAATGTAAAGCAATTTTTTCTTTCGGCGGATTGTATAATTTCGACAGCATGTACTGACTAACATTCCATTATTCAAATTTTGGCCTAATCTTTTTATGAGTGCAATAAGAGCTCTTTTTCCTTCTATAGTCACATTAAACTACAAACAATAACTGACTATCATTAGTAATGCATTTGACACTGTTAGGCCAGCCTTATAAAACATGATAAGATTGTTATCATGATTTAAATTGTCTTCGTATTCGTCGTCACTATATCTTCCATCGCTATGAATGGTATCGTCGAATGTTTTCTTTGCTACTTTTAACATCTTGTGTactctatatataaatttatttattacagctACTGTTGAATATGCGTCCTTTAActcatatttttgtttatcattaaatatgATGTTGTCTGTAAACAAAAAGTGgacaaaaagtattgaaataattttagtaatttacaAAACttggacaaaataatttaaacaccTACTCTGACTCCGAAatataggcgtaattcaagagagtaactttgtcaaaaacgattgtaagaaaatttttaaaaaaacattttaaagcttgaaatatttagttttgaaattgataagtcattaaacgatttacagattatttacgaagttacgcagatttaaatggggatgcgtcaaatttcaaaatattttacaaactttgcaaagctacacgacgcgataaaaaaatttcatgcgGTTTACAGCGTTCGAAAGCGTGGATTTTtccctttaatttgcgtttttgatgagcgttgtacgattttttttcactgacaaggggaggatcaggtgtgTTACCCTGGAAtttcgatcccaatttttttagtttttctggagacgaaaaaaacgtttatgtctcccggcgtttgatcgaataggccttagtttcaaaataataaatttgtgaaaattggccataccgcggcacGACATATGAGCTTTCCCGGTAAatgttttcccaaccagtgcagtcggctccgtacGTTAGGTGCGAAATAATTTCGACACCTTCTCATGGGCCTGTGCATTACCTGAAttactgtttttttaatatgttctgAACATTATACACATACATTGTTACTTTCGAATTGATACTTGcgtaaatttatgaaaatattattactgtggcatgttgattaaaataatttttcgtctaaacaatttttgtcagcaacgtaatttataaaaccaaatatgtattttaatattttttaaaagtaacccagcaaacacagtaaataatagttatataacttgagtgtgtcacgttatataacgaatttttacaatctagcaatattgtagttatgtaaaattgaattgttgatattacaatccaataacttataacaatcatataactgccgtttatcaggtttatataacaaacattttattttaataatataactgttataaaactgaattattaatacgactcctccctgccgaaaatgtgcaattaaaaccgattaaaacggaatcctttttaattgattttaatctgttttaatcggttcaatccacgagcggattaaaaagtaatcggttttaattatgtacaaatcgtaattgattttaatatcgctttcgtgaattatttaagtgtaatgcataatataaaaatttttttaaattttaattcatttgcattaagactcctaaatactctcagcgatcacgtttcaaaatcctgacattagtagcgagaaatgatatgctgaaacgctgaaaattcttgcgtgctattttttaaataaaaagctattttgataaaataacattgtacatcatttttactaatttataaaattgtttggaaactatttttttcttgacggttgtcaagaattattaattgcaaaaaaaaacatagcttttggacaatttcacaaatttgttaacgtgatttatagtgttgttatcaaaatatctatttaaaaatggtacataagaattgttagcgtctcaacgtgtcacatcgcattaaaatttgatttaattataatttatgaaattctgtaatttttaattaaaatggatttaacaagtgagttctggcgccaccactaggtggccacgccgtgggagattttctcgttagtcgagtgcggccacatgcgttatatctaggcgtcacggcggccgactccccagctcatacttcagtgagacttttaggagctgcttattgtaacctcgagacgaatattcgctctcacttttttcaaacatgatgtgtATGTATGGAACgatgttccatataaaattttatatttttatgtgtaaataatttgtattgttatttaattttgtacttaaataaaatgtttaattcaaatttaatctttttttaatccttgttaacgaaaaagatacaagaaatgttttttgtaaattaaacatttattacatttacattaatgtattctgttttaataaatctatctgggtttcgattgggtttttattttcagtcggttttaatactatattttcggtgcagaaatcccgatcgattcggattactttttttttatcggttttaatcgtacattttcggcagggctgtataacaaatatgatacaactgttatgtaactgttattttttttatgagtgggaaattacaactaacatgaaCATTACATataacgcgcatgttatattgcgtgttactttcgattttattttattaacattgccgtTATGTAACTGTGTTCGCTAGGAATTGTTAATAGTTAAACATTGTGTAACaatttatcgtttaaattaacaattttatgtaaTCTAATACAGTAACTTCAGGTATCgttgcaaataattataataataaattaacatttatataatttgtgtatAACTTTGTTTAGGTAATATTcattacgttcataatattcgGTCTATAATTAAGGCCTTTAATTAtgcggaattaaaaaaaaatgtaaagaaagatttacagaaatttttaatgtgtaatcttgttattggaaaaattttttcatttaaattactcACGTATTATTTCGCacatatacaaataaaacattgaacGAAGATAtaaggtaatattatttaacttttacaaGAACATTGACGTTTATTCCTGTATTCTATAACTACACGCAgaaaatttgtacatttttaatagtacgCGTTCAGAAgacaatatattctttaaatgtcaatttaataattaataatttattaattatgcaatGTGTAAAAGTCACGtaacattgttatttaaaaaatatcttaaaatacgTAGATAAAAATTTACCAAGGGATTAGAATAAATGTAATAAGTacacattattaatataacaaattttttttaccatatCGCGTTTATGTTGCTCCGACAACTTCTgtgatttgatatttaaaatatttttggtattGTTAGCCGCTCTTGATTCCTACACAGATAAATAGTCAAATACTGAAAATACATACCTGGCAAAAGGCTATTACAACGATGAACATCTTTGACTAAAAGTAAATATACTTGAGCTTTTCGcggttattatttaaaattctattagtTTATGAGTTGTACGCAATTACAATATTTACGTAAACACATCTTCATACCTGGAAGACTTTATTAAcattgagaagctataattttggttccagtcaatatttttcaacaattttttttcaaatgaaagtttagaatctcataaatgtgactgcacaaacggcattgccaaaaaatgatttattataa encodes:
- the LOC120358692 gene encoding general transcription factor II-I repeat domain-containing protein 2-like, which encodes MAKRVKNKQLQLTEWENDYFFILNNHDQPQCLICSKILSRAEMFHIKRHYNLCHKIKYENYNNEKKLKLIQELKFKHTTSQKHVDTDKNINLSKQSLTASYAIALLVAREKKSFSTENVIKKGAIEMAKAFNLHETVQYFNTVSLSPQTVSRRIHDIGNYLEEKLKNLLTTCKYYSLCLDESTDNSDVSQLSIFVRIIQHDFSIHEDLLTLVPLHDTTKGIDIYNALKEQVKKFVDSFDKCSAIVTDGAPAMIGSKTGLKGLLLENDVKCLMFHCIIHQEVLCGKALKLSDTMKTVTKITNIIRGGNRSLSHRKFQIFLDEFNASYPDLLMHSEIRWLIAGKCLQRFFALRKEIPNFLERYVLKDSLELQNKFKSTDFLKKLAFLTAMTNHLNILNLQLQKCNQTISDLISNINGFRNKINLFLIEISKNELHHFPCCEKIIKDLESNSLLS